One segment of Thermodesulfobacteriota bacterium DNA contains the following:
- the glgB gene encoding 1,4-alpha-glucan branching protein GlgB produces the protein MPEKMKDKTENVLHGVSLLTDHDVYLFKEGNHFKLYDKLGSHPITIDGRRGMLFAVWAPNAETVSVIGDFNGWKPNVHPLKAREDESGIWEAFVPGVGKGAPYKYHIASRYNNYKVDKGDPLAFYWETPPCTASVAWDLSYEWGDDEWMKNRHKFNASDAPFAIYEVHLGSWKRCPEEGNRFLTYREIAHCLTEYVKEIGFTHVELLPVMEHPFYGSWGYQTVGYFAPTSRYGTPQDFMYLIDYLHKNGIGVILDWVPSHFPTDEHGLAYFDGTHLYEHADRRKGYHPDWDTYIFNLGRNEVKEFLISSSHFWLDKYHVDGFRVDAVASMLYLDYGRNEGNWIPNEYGGNESIRAINFLKRFNEAVYRDFPDVQTIAEESTAWPMVSQPTYVGGLGFGMKWNMGWMHDTLDYFSKDPLYRKYHHNQLTFSIWYAFSENFLLPLSHDEVVHEKGALVGKMPGDEEQKSANLRLLLGYMYAHPGKKLLFMGGEFGQWKEWNHDESLEWHALQYPSHQEIQRWVKDLNLFYRSEPAMHGLDFAIEGFEWIDFHDWEHSIISFIRNGKETDSIILVACNFTPVPRYKYRVGVPCNGFWKEVLNSDSELYGGSGHGNLGGVEATPVQAHGRDHSISITLPPLGILFFRGKA, from the coding sequence ATGCCTGAGAAAATGAAAGACAAAACAGAAAATGTATTACACGGTGTAAGCCTTCTTACAGACCACGATGTTTATCTCTTTAAAGAAGGAAACCATTTTAAACTCTACGATAAACTCGGCTCTCATCCAATTACCATTGATGGAAGGAGGGGAATGCTCTTTGCAGTATGGGCGCCAAATGCCGAGACGGTGTCGGTCATTGGAGATTTCAATGGATGGAAGCCGAATGTGCATCCTTTGAAGGCAAGGGAGGATGAATCGGGCATATGGGAAGCCTTTGTCCCTGGTGTTGGAAAGGGGGCTCCTTACAAATATCACATTGCCTCCAGATACAATAACTACAAGGTTGATAAAGGTGACCCCCTTGCCTTTTATTGGGAGACTCCTCCCTGTACGGCTTCAGTCGCATGGGATCTTAGTTATGAATGGGGAGATGACGAATGGATGAAAAACAGGCATAAATTCAATGCCTCTGATGCCCCCTTTGCCATATACGAAGTACATCTTGGTTCGTGGAAAAGATGCCCTGAAGAAGGAAACAGGTTTCTTACCTATAGAGAGATAGCCCATTGTTTAACAGAATACGTAAAGGAGATAGGGTTTACCCACGTTGAATTATTACCGGTTATGGAGCATCCCTTCTATGGATCATGGGGGTATCAAACTGTAGGATACTTTGCGCCAACAAGCCGATATGGAACTCCTCAGGACTTTATGTATCTGATAGACTATCTCCATAAAAATGGAATTGGTGTCATACTGGACTGGGTTCCTTCCCATTTTCCAACGGATGAACACGGGCTTGCTTACTTTGACGGAACCCACCTTTATGAACATGCAGACCGAAGAAAGGGATACCATCCTGATTGGGACACCTATATCTTTAACCTGGGAAGGAACGAGGTCAAGGAATTCCTTATCAGCAGCAGTCATTTCTGGCTGGACAAATACCATGTTGACGGTTTCAGAGTAGATGCTGTAGCATCAATGCTGTACCTTGACTATGGAAGAAATGAAGGGAATTGGATACCTAACGAGTACGGGGGAAATGAGAGTATCAGGGCCATAAACTTCCTGAAGAGGTTCAACGAAGCGGTCTACAGGGATTTTCCTGATGTACAGACAATAGCTGAAGAATCTACAGCGTGGCCAATGGTTTCTCAACCTACGTATGTTGGAGGGCTTGGTTTCGGGATGAAATGGAATATGGGATGGATGCACGACACACTGGACTATTTTTCCAAAGACCCCCTTTACCGGAAGTACCACCACAATCAGCTCACTTTTAGTATATGGTACGCATTTTCGGAAAATTTTCTACTTCCCCTGTCGCATGATGAAGTTGTCCACGAAAAGGGAGCCCTTGTTGGAAAGATGCCTGGAGATGAAGAACAAAAGTCGGCAAACCTTCGTCTCCTGCTAGGATACATGTATGCTCACCCGGGAAAGAAACTGCTCTTCATGGGAGGAGAATTTGGTCAATGGAAAGAATGGAATCATGACGAGAGTTTAGAATGGCATGCCCTCCAATACCCATCTCATCAGGAAATCCAGAGATGGGTTAAGGATCTGAACCTCTTTTACAGAAGCGAACCTGCTATGCATGGACTGGACTTTGCGATAGAGGGTTTTGAGTGGATAGATTTTCATGACTGGGAGCATAGCATCATAAGCTTTATAAGAAACGGTAAAGAAACTGACAGCATAATCCTTGTTGCCTGTAATTTCACACCTGTTCCACGATATAAATATAGAGTTGGAGTCCCTTGCAATGGCTTCTGGAAAGAGGTACTCAATAGTGATTCAGAGCTATACGGTGGAAGCGGGCATGGTAACCTCGGTGGTGTCGAGGCTACTCCGGTACAAGCCCATGGAAGAGATCATTCCATTTCCATAACTTTACCCCCTCTTGGGATTCTCTTCTTTAGGGGCAAGGCGTAA
- a CDS encoding DUF3536 domain-containing protein yields the protein MDKYICIHGHFYQPPRENPWLEEVEFQDGAYPYHDWNEKITAQCYKPNAASRILDKDERIVDIVNNYSKISFNLGPTLASWMERHEPEVYKAILEADRLSIKRFSGHGSAIAQVYNHMIMPLANKRDKYSQAVWGIKDFQKRFGRFPEGMWLPENAVDIETLEVLAELGIKFTILSPIQANRVKKKEEREWQDVSRGRVDLTMPYICTLPSGRAINLFFYDGHISANVAFGDLLNSGETFARKLASAFNDQRGGPQLVHIATDGETYGHHHRFGDMALAYCLYLIESNTLSKIINYGEYLEKYPPTYTVEISENSSWSCCHGIERWRENCGCSTGMNQGWTQAWRKPLRVAMDELRDRLVPLYKEDASRYLSDPWKARDDYIEVILDRSRKNTEEFLRKHSVKALSTEEKIRVLKLLEMQRNAMLMFTSCGWFFDEISGIETTQIMQYAARAIQLTEELFDISVEEDYLSTLEKAPTNIPKLVNGRRIYETFVKPAMLDLMRVGAHYAISSLFDGHSESTAIYCYTVTRDTYSLSEAGRLRLVAGRVRVVSDITWEQEYVCFALLHMGEHNIIGGIRINVNDEAFSTMYRELTEVFDRGDISKVIRAVDKHFGANDYSLWHLFKDEQRRVLNHILRSTLDEAEASFRQIYEDNYGIMNFLHEVSYPLPSPLLAATELILNTDIRKVLEEEKPDLDKLKQLISAVKRWTVNIDKPTLSFAANSMINTLSEKLNLNSNDLSIIETLEHTIRLLRLLALELDLSTSQNIYFRIGQTVLHDKLKEREENRDEKAEKWLDAFYKLGHQLHVKVL from the coding sequence ATGGATAAGTATATATGCATCCACGGACATTTTTACCAGCCACCAAGGGAGAACCCATGGCTTGAAGAGGTAGAATTTCAGGACGGGGCTTATCCTTACCATGACTGGAATGAGAAGATAACCGCCCAGTGTTACAAACCTAATGCAGCTTCCCGCATCCTTGATAAGGATGAAAGGATTGTTGATATAGTAAACAACTATTCGAAGATCAGCTTTAACCTGGGACCAACCCTTGCTTCCTGGATGGAAAGGCACGAACCAGAAGTCTACAAGGCTATCCTCGAAGCTGACAGATTGAGCATAAAACGGTTCTCCGGACATGGTTCGGCAATAGCCCAGGTATATAACCATATGATTATGCCCCTCGCAAACAAAAGGGACAAATATTCCCAGGCAGTATGGGGGATAAAGGACTTTCAGAAGAGGTTTGGGAGATTCCCTGAAGGAATGTGGCTTCCCGAGAATGCCGTTGATATAGAGACCCTTGAGGTGCTGGCAGAGCTTGGGATAAAGTTCACTATCCTCTCTCCAATACAGGCAAATAGGGTAAAGAAAAAAGAAGAGAGAGAATGGCAGGATGTCAGCAGAGGAAGGGTTGACCTAACGATGCCTTATATCTGCACCCTTCCATCCGGAAGGGCTATAAACCTGTTTTTCTACGATGGGCATATATCTGCTAATGTTGCCTTTGGGGACCTGCTGAATAGCGGGGAAACCTTTGCCAGAAAGTTGGCCTCTGCCTTTAATGATCAAAGGGGCGGACCCCAGCTTGTCCACATTGCAACGGATGGGGAGACATATGGGCATCACCACCGCTTCGGGGATATGGCTTTAGCTTATTGTCTCTACCTTATTGAGTCAAATACCCTTTCAAAGATAATCAATTATGGAGAGTACCTTGAAAAATACCCTCCAACCTACACTGTTGAAATCTCAGAAAACTCATCCTGGAGTTGCTGTCACGGAATAGAAAGGTGGAGAGAGAATTGCGGCTGCAGCACAGGAATGAATCAGGGATGGACCCAGGCATGGAGAAAGCCCCTAAGAGTGGCGATGGACGAACTGAGAGACAGACTCGTACCGCTCTATAAAGAAGATGCATCAAGGTATTTAAGTGACCCATGGAAAGCAAGGGACGACTATATTGAGGTTATACTGGACAGATCACGGAAAAATACAGAAGAATTTCTAAGAAAACATTCTGTCAAAGCCCTTTCAACCGAAGAAAAAATAAGAGTCTTAAAGCTTCTGGAGATGCAGAGAAATGCTATGCTCATGTTTACAAGCTGCGGCTGGTTTTTCGACGAGATATCCGGAATCGAGACTACCCAGATCATGCAATATGCAGCCAGGGCTATCCAGCTTACAGAGGAACTGTTTGACATATCCGTTGAAGAAGATTACCTTTCGACCCTTGAAAAGGCTCCTACCAATATACCGAAACTGGTGAATGGCAGAAGGATTTATGAAACCTTTGTCAAACCTGCAATGCTTGACCTCATGAGGGTTGGTGCCCATTATGCCATATCCTCTCTGTTCGATGGACATTCTGAAAGCACTGCCATATACTGTTATACCGTTACCAGGGATACATACAGCCTGAGTGAGGCAGGAAGGTTAAGGCTCGTAGCAGGAAGGGTCAGGGTAGTGTCGGACATAACATGGGAACAAGAATATGTATGCTTTGCTTTGCTCCACATGGGAGAGCATAATATCATTGGGGGAATTAGAATTAATGTGAACGATGAAGCCTTCTCAACGATGTACAGGGAATTAACAGAAGTTTTTGACAGAGGAGATATCTCCAAGGTCATAAGAGCCGTGGACAAACACTTTGGTGCGAATGACTACTCTCTCTGGCATCTCTTTAAAGATGAACAGAGAAGGGTCTTAAATCACATCCTTCGTTCAACGCTGGATGAGGCAGAGGCTTCGTTCCGTCAGATATACGAGGATAATTACGGTATCATGAACTTCTTACATGAAGTCTCTTACCCCCTTCCAAGCCCGCTTCTTGCGGCCACTGAGCTCATCCTGAATACAGACATAAGGAAAGTTCTTGAAGAAGAAAAACCAGATTTAGACAAACTGAAACAGCTGATAAGCGCGGTAAAGAGATGGACTGTGAATATTGACAAGCCAACCTTGAGCTTTGCTGCAAACTCTATGATTAATACCCTCAGCGAAAAGTTAAACTTGAATAGTAATGATCTGTCAATAATTGAAACCCTTGAGCATACTATAAGGCTGTTGAGGTTATTGGCACTGGAGTTAGACCTGTCAACTTCCCAGAATATCTACTTTCGCATAGGGCAGACGGTCCTTCATGATAAGTTGAAAGAGAGAGAAGAAAATAGAGATGAAAAAGCAGAGAAATGGCTGGATGCTTTTTATAAATTGGGGCATCAACTCCATGTGAAAGTCTTATGA
- the malQ gene encoding 4-alpha-glucanotransferase, with protein MKRRGSGILLHISSLPSSFGIGDLGPWAYRFADFLAETKQGFWQILPLNPAEPAYANSPYHSISVFASNPLLISPELLVRDGFLTEKDIEPSPNFPRERVNYEEVVAYKKRLFSMAYESFKKGGANYEYDRFCQDNSHWLTDFALFVTLKAHFNGKMWSEWPSEIRDREKEALQLFEEKLSDKMEFHKFLQYIFFKQWFSLKLYCNQKGVHIIGDIPFYVEYDSAELWTNSDIFKLDGGKRPYAVAGVPPDYFSETGQLWGNPVYRWDVLRERGYDWWSQRVGHNLKYFDIVRIDHFRGFVGYWEVPAGESTAINGRWVEAPAEDLFNTLLKKFPYLPMIAEDLGLITPDVREVMNRFDFLGMKVLLFAFGKDIPTNPYIPHNIVKNCVVYTGTHDNNTVRGWLEKEITPEDKKRLFQYLGHEVSVEDINWEMIRLAMMSVANMAIFPMQDILGLGEIARMNRPSTTQGNWIWRLLPEQLTPDIAAKLLEITEIYGRA; from the coding sequence ATGAAGAGAAGAGGAAGCGGCATACTTCTTCATATATCATCCCTGCCTTCATCATTCGGCATTGGAGATTTGGGACCATGGGCTTACCGTTTTGCGGATTTTCTTGCTGAGACCAAACAGGGTTTCTGGCAGATACTTCCCTTAAACCCTGCCGAACCGGCTTATGCCAACTCCCCATACCATTCTATATCTGTCTTTGCCAGTAATCCACTGTTAATAAGTCCAGAGCTTCTGGTCCGCGATGGCTTCCTTACCGAAAAAGATATTGAGCCATCACCCAATTTCCCCAGGGAACGGGTAAACTATGAAGAGGTTGTTGCTTATAAAAAAAGGCTTTTTTCTATGGCATACGAGTCTTTCAAAAAAGGGGGAGCCAATTATGAATACGACAGGTTTTGTCAGGACAATTCCCATTGGCTCACAGACTTTGCCCTTTTTGTTACCCTCAAAGCCCATTTCAATGGAAAGATGTGGAGTGAATGGCCTTCTGAAATAAGAGATAGGGAAAAAGAAGCTCTGCAACTGTTTGAAGAAAAGCTTTCGGATAAAATGGAGTTTCATAAGTTTCTTCAGTACATCTTCTTCAAACAGTGGTTCTCGCTAAAGCTCTATTGCAACCAGAAGGGCGTTCATATCATTGGAGATATCCCCTTTTATGTGGAATATGACAGTGCAGAGCTTTGGACTAATTCCGATATATTTAAGCTGGATGGAGGGAAAAGGCCTTATGCTGTAGCGGGTGTTCCACCAGATTACTTCAGTGAGACAGGACAGCTTTGGGGCAATCCTGTTTATCGGTGGGATGTCTTGAGGGAGAGGGGTTATGATTGGTGGAGTCAAAGGGTAGGACATAACTTAAAATACTTTGATATTGTAAGGATTGATCATTTCCGTGGCTTTGTGGGGTACTGGGAAGTTCCAGCAGGCGAAAGCACTGCTATAAATGGAAGATGGGTTGAAGCACCCGCGGAAGACCTGTTCAATACACTGCTTAAGAAGTTTCCTTATCTGCCCATGATTGCTGAGGACTTGGGTCTCATCACCCCGGATGTGCGGGAAGTTATGAACCGTTTTGACTTTCTAGGCATGAAGGTGCTGCTTTTTGCCTTTGGTAAAGATATCCCTACCAACCCCTATATACCCCATAATATAGTGAAAAACTGTGTTGTATACACAGGGACACACGATAACAATACGGTGAGGGGGTGGCTTGAAAAAGAGATTACCCCGGAAGACAAAAAGAGGCTATTTCAGTATCTGGGACATGAGGTGTCTGTAGAGGATATTAACTGGGAAATGATCCGGCTTGCCATGATGTCAGTCGCAAACATGGCAATATTCCCAATGCAGGATATCTTAGGTCTAGGGGAGATTGCCAGGATGAATCGGCCATCAACAACGCAGGGCAACTGGATATGGCGGCTTCTGCCTGAACAGTTAACACCGGACATTGCTGCAAAACTCCTGGAGATAACCGAAATTTATGGAAGGGCATAA
- a CDS encoding glycosyltransferase, with translation MHYDTALRGYTSKRIEEVESADILVGIPCYNNERTIAHVIQMVSHGLAKHYKELRSVIFIADGGSTDDTREAAKEFEIKPWQEKIVSIYRGSAGKGTALRSIFETAKRLSVEACAVVDSDLRSITSDWVQYLLDPVISRKYQFVSPVYLRHKYDGTITNNIVYNLTRALYGKRIRQPIGGDFAFSRDLARFYSEQDVWETDVARYGIDIWMTTNAITQGFRVCQSNLGAKIHDAKDPGQHLGPMFRQVIWTLFSLMEGFETYWKEVRGSSPVETFGHEEYIEPEPVTVNVEVMIENFRTGFQQFSSLWKEIFCKNCFDEITKSYQMDSSHFHLSTDTWIQILYELAATFHAWRINRNKLIDLVTPLYYARVASFIQQTREMSSQEAEALVEEQAIKFEKHKDYLIEVWNKKTEEIAGEQKHIGLEC, from the coding sequence ATGCACTATGACACAGCTCTTAGGGGTTACACATCAAAACGGATCGAGGAGGTTGAATCCGCAGATATCCTGGTAGGGATTCCCTGCTACAACAACGAGCGAACCATTGCCCATGTGATTCAGATGGTCAGTCATGGTCTGGCCAAGCACTACAAAGAACTAAGGAGCGTAATATTCATTGCCGATGGGGGGTCCACAGACGATACCAGGGAGGCAGCCAAGGAGTTTGAAATCAAACCGTGGCAGGAGAAGATTGTCTCTATTTACCGGGGCTCAGCCGGGAAAGGGACAGCCCTAAGATCTATATTTGAGACCGCTAAGCGGTTAAGTGTTGAAGCGTGTGCTGTAGTGGACTCAGACCTCAGGAGTATCACATCAGACTGGGTACAGTACCTCCTGGACCCTGTTATTAGCCGGAAGTATCAGTTTGTATCACCTGTCTACCTCCGCCATAAGTACGACGGAACTATTACTAATAATATCGTATACAACCTTACCCGTGCCCTTTATGGAAAACGCATCCGACAGCCCATAGGTGGGGACTTTGCCTTCTCAAGGGATTTAGCCAGGTTCTATAGCGAACAGGACGTCTGGGAAACAGATGTGGCCCGGTACGGGATAGACATCTGGATGACCACTAACGCCATAACTCAAGGGTTTCGTGTCTGTCAGTCCAATCTTGGGGCCAAGATCCACGATGCCAAGGACCCGGGGCAGCACCTGGGTCCCATGTTCCGCCAGGTTATCTGGACCCTCTTTTCCCTCATGGAAGGCTTTGAAACCTACTGGAAAGAGGTCAGGGGCAGTAGCCCTGTTGAAACTTTTGGACACGAAGAATACATAGAACCTGAGCCTGTAACCGTTAATGTAGAGGTAATGATAGAGAATTTCAGGACCGGCTTCCAGCAGTTCTCTTCCCTGTGGAAGGAGATATTCTGCAAAAACTGTTTCGACGAGATCACAAAGAGCTACCAAATGGATTCGAGCCATTTTCATCTTTCCACCGATACATGGATTCAGATACTCTATGAATTAGCAGCTACCTTCCATGCCTGGCGCATCAACCGCAATAAGCTGATCGACTTAGTGACTCCCCTTTACTATGCCCGCGTAGCCTCCTTCATCCAGCAAACCCGGGAGATGTCCTCACAGGAGGCTGAGGCACTGGTAGAGGAACAGGCTATAAAATTTGAGAAACACAAGGATTATCTCATCGAAGTATGGAACAAGAAAACTGAGGAGATAGCAGGTGAGCAAAAACACATCGGGCTGGAATGTTAA
- the glgC gene encoding glucose-1-phosphate adenylyltransferase encodes MRNVLAMIMAGGGGQRLYPLTRDRAKPAVSFGGIYRLVDFTLSNCINSGVRKIVVLTQYKSLSLERHLRLGWDILDSELGEYIFPIPAQMRTSGEWYKGTADSIYQNLYFADTVNPRYFLILSADHVYKMDYSKMLDFHESKGADVTLATTEVDQSIESRFGILKVDEEDKVTGFEEKPQRIEASPRSMQPLFANMGVYIFNSDILRESLEEDAHKETNHDFGKDIIPEIIHKARVFAHNFRDENKKEAKYWRDVGTIDAYFDANMDLVAPDPALNLYDTEWPIRTYQGHYPPAKTVFAQEYPGGRLGICLDSMVSGGCIISGGRVQNSVLSPHVRINSYADIRESVLMEGVEVGRYSKIRRTIIDKRIKIPRGTEIGYDLEADRKRFFVSESGIVVIAKGTKIPYSDK; translated from the coding sequence ATGAGGAACGTCCTGGCTATGATCATGGCAGGCGGTGGCGGACAGCGGCTCTACCCATTAACCCGTGACAGAGCAAAACCGGCAGTCTCTTTCGGAGGAATATACCGTTTGGTCGATTTCACATTAAGCAATTGCATCAATTCGGGAGTTCGAAAGATCGTGGTCCTGACCCAATACAAATCTCTGTCCCTGGAACGACATTTGAGGTTGGGCTGGGATATATTGGATTCAGAACTTGGCGAATATATATTTCCGATCCCCGCCCAGATGAGGACCAGCGGGGAATGGTATAAGGGAACTGCGGACAGCATCTATCAGAATTTATACTTTGCCGATACAGTAAACCCCCGGTATTTCCTGATCCTCTCAGCCGACCATGTGTATAAAATGGACTATTCCAAAATGCTCGACTTTCATGAAAGCAAAGGCGCTGATGTCACCCTTGCCACCACAGAGGTTGATCAGAGCATCGAATCCCGGTTCGGCATACTAAAGGTGGATGAAGAAGACAAGGTGACAGGTTTTGAGGAAAAGCCTCAGAGAATCGAGGCTTCACCCCGCAGCATGCAGCCCCTCTTTGCCAATATGGGGGTGTATATCTTCAATAGCGACATCTTAAGAGAATCGCTTGAGGAGGATGCCCATAAAGAGACCAATCACGACTTTGGCAAGGACATTATCCCGGAGATAATCCACAAGGCGAGGGTCTTTGCCCATAATTTCAGAGATGAAAACAAAAAGGAAGCCAAATACTGGAGGGATGTAGGTACCATCGATGCCTACTTTGATGCCAATATGGATCTGGTTGCGCCAGATCCAGCCCTGAACCTTTATGACACTGAGTGGCCCATACGTACCTATCAAGGACATTACCCTCCTGCCAAGACTGTCTTTGCACAGGAATATCCCGGTGGAAGGTTAGGTATCTGCCTCGATTCTATGGTTTCCGGGGGATGTATAATTAGCGGTGGTAGGGTACAAAACTCTGTCCTCTCTCCCCATGTTCGGATCAACAGCTACGCTGATATTCGGGAATCCGTTTTGATGGAAGGTGTAGAGGTAGGCAGATATTCTAAGATCAGGAGGACTATCATAGATAAAAGAATAAAGATACCTCGGGGAACAGAGATCGGTTATGACCTGGAAGCGGACAGAAAGCGTTTTTTTGTAAGTGAGTCAGGGATAGTGGTTATAGCTAAAGGCACTAAAATTCCATATTCAGACAAATAA
- the glgP gene encoding alpha-glucan family phosphorylase, whose amino-acid sequence MDMRLLAARLPAPIGRLAELAYNLWWSWHPEGRALFRSLDRVLWKGARHNPVKLLGDIPLQRLLAASADISFLQEYDAAVKTFDDYMSQNSSWFVNNYGILDRQTIAYFSAEYAIHNSLPIYAGGLGVLAGDYCKEASDLGVPLVGIGFMYPQGYFHQHISPDGWQEELYEQLNFEEAPISAAVSSQGERLKVPIELDSRTVWVAIWKVSIGRVNLFLMDTDIEENPPSDRQLSARLYVSDREKRLQQEILLGIGGVRVLRVLGIKPTVWHANEGHAAFMMLERVRELVEKGMNFDEAVPRIQATTVFTTHTPVPAGHDAFPFDLVESYFHRYWESLSLDRNTFLELGRIKGETSFSMTVLALRMADWINGVSKLHSKVCRRMWQSLWPDVKEDDVPITSVTNGVHIPTWLAPDMRNLYRKYLGKDWREKQDNPDFWKRAMDIPDEELWKTHLWLKRKLISFVCDRSRKRWTEDNVTPGQVLTMGALLDPEVLTIGFARRFTDYKRATLILKDTQRLKRIVQDQWRPVQIIFAGKSHPADEQGRYLIQQIYHIAKDPMFGGRIAFVEDYDMHVARYLVHGMDVWLNTPRLLQEASGTSGQKAALNGIPHFSVLDGWWYEGYNGANGWAIGNGKASPVASQDDQDAEAFYRLLEDEIVPLYYERDWNGLPRGWIRVMKEAISSIVPAFCTRRMVKEYVERMYIKAAQAVEDMAATHG is encoded by the coding sequence ATGGATATGAGATTATTGGCAGCAAGGCTTCCTGCACCTATTGGCAGACTTGCCGAGTTGGCTTACAATTTGTGGTGGTCATGGCACCCGGAGGGACGGGCTCTGTTCAGGTCGTTGGATAGAGTGCTCTGGAAAGGTGCCCGCCATAATCCAGTTAAACTCCTTGGGGATATCCCCCTTCAAAGGCTTCTGGCGGCCTCCGCAGACATTTCTTTCCTCCAGGAATATGATGCTGCGGTAAAAACCTTTGATGACTACATGTCACAAAACAGCAGCTGGTTTGTCAATAACTACGGAATCCTTGACAGACAGACCATTGCCTACTTTTCAGCAGAGTACGCCATACATAATTCCCTTCCCATATATGCCGGAGGACTTGGTGTCCTGGCAGGCGATTACTGCAAGGAAGCCAGCGACTTAGGGGTACCACTGGTAGGCATAGGATTCATGTATCCCCAGGGGTATTTTCACCAACATATTTCCCCTGATGGTTGGCAAGAGGAGCTCTACGAACAGCTTAATTTCGAAGAAGCGCCCATCAGTGCTGCAGTCTCATCTCAGGGGGAGAGATTAAAGGTTCCCATAGAGCTGGATTCAAGAACAGTATGGGTCGCAATATGGAAGGTCAGTATTGGACGTGTCAATCTCTTCCTGATGGATACCGATATAGAAGAAAACCCACCCAGTGACCGTCAGCTTTCCGCTCGCCTCTATGTAAGTGATAGAGAGAAGCGCCTGCAACAGGAAATTCTTTTGGGGATTGGGGGGGTACGGGTTCTCCGGGTACTGGGTATCAAACCAACTGTCTGGCATGCTAATGAGGGGCATGCAGCCTTTATGATGCTTGAGCGTGTTCGAGAATTGGTAGAAAAGGGTATGAATTTTGACGAAGCTGTTCCTAGGATTCAGGCTACCACCGTATTTACCACTCACACTCCAGTTCCTGCAGGTCATGATGCCTTCCCCTTCGACCTGGTTGAGAGCTACTTCCATCGCTATTGGGAATCTTTGAGTTTGGACAGGAATACCTTCCTGGAACTGGGCAGAATAAAAGGAGAAACTTCTTTCAGCATGACTGTGCTTGCACTCCGGATGGCTGACTGGATAAATGGGGTAAGTAAACTTCACAGCAAAGTCTGTCGCAGGATGTGGCAATCCCTTTGGCCTGACGTGAAAGAGGATGATGTACCCATCACTTCTGTGACTAATGGGGTACATATCCCCACATGGTTAGCCCCCGATATGAGGAATCTCTACAGGAAGTATCTGGGCAAAGATTGGAGAGAAAAACAGGATAACCCCGACTTCTGGAAACGAGCAATGGACATTCCGGATGAGGAACTCTGGAAGACCCATCTGTGGTTGAAACGTAAACTCATCAGTTTTGTATGCGACAGGTCCCGTAAGCGCTGGACTGAAGACAATGTAACACCAGGACAGGTACTAACTATGGGAGCGTTGTTGGACCCCGAGGTACTTACCATCGGTTTCGCCCGTCGTTTTACTGACTACAAACGGGCTACCCTTATCTTAAAGGATACGCAGCGTTTGAAGCGTATTGTTCAGGACCAGTGGCGGCCGGTACAGATAATATTCGCCGGCAAATCACATCCGGCGGACGAACAGGGCAGATACCTCATTCAGCAGATATATCATATAGCAAAGGATCCTATGTTTGGGGGGCGAATAGCTTTCGTTGAGGATTACGATATGCATGTAGCACGATACCTGGTGCATGGGATGGACGTCTGGTTGAACACTCCCCGACTATTGCAGGAAGCCAGCGGTACCAGTGGCCAAAAGGCAGCGCTCAACGGCATCCCCCATTTTAGCGTATTGGACGGGTGGTGGTATGAGGGTTACAATGGAGCCAATGGTTGGGCTATTGGCAATGGCAAAGCATCTCCTGTGGCATCTCAAGATGACCAGGATGCCGAGGCATTCTATCGTCTCCTTGAGGATGAAATTGTGCCACTATATTATGAACGCGACTGGAATGGATTACCTCGTGGATGGATAAGGGTAATGAAAGAAGCCATATCTTCAATCGTACCTGCTTTCTGCACAAGACGCATGGTGAAGGAATATGTAGAAAGAATGTACATAAAAGCTGCCCAAGCAGTTGAAGACATGGCCGCCACTCATGGTTAA